In Tepidanaerobacter syntrophicus, the following are encoded in one genomic region:
- the uvrA gene encoding excinuclease ABC subunit UvrA has protein sequence MDKIIVKGAREHNLKNIDVEIPRDKLVVITGLSGSGKSTLAFDTIYAEGQRRYVESLSAYARQFLGQMEKPDVDYIEGLSPAISIDQKTTSKNPRSTVGTITEIYDYLRLLYARIGKPHCPKCGKEISQQTVDQMVDAIMELPEGTRIQILAPVARGKKGEFQKMLEKIKKNGFVRVRVDGEIKDISEEIKLDKNKKHDIEIVIDRLIIKPEIESRLADSIEIALSQSEGLVIVDVIGKEEMLFSQKFACADCNISLEELTPRMFSFNSPYGACPVCDGLGINMEIDPDLVIPDKEKSIAEGAVEPWSSTPGGYYYQMLMAVLDHYNQSPETPIKNLPKNVVNTILYGSKEPIEFYYESRFSDNTRHYKGNFEGVINNLKRRYNDGNSMYSREEIERYMSTKPCPACNGARLKPESLAVTIENKSIAQVTAFSINEAINFFKNLSLTPREEIIAHQILKEIHNRLQFLVDVGLNYLTLDRASASLSGGESQRIRLATQIGSRLVGVLYILDEPSIGLHQRDNEKLLKTLKDLRDLGNTVIVVEHDEDTIRTADYVVDIGPGAGENGGKVVACGSAKDIQKVEESITGQYLSGKKKISVPKNRRKPSGSWLELKGCREHNLKNIDVKFPLGLFTCVTGVSGSGKSTLVNEILYKSLRAKLYRSKDLPGDFDKIIGAEQIEKVIDIDQSPIGRTPRSNPATYTNVFNDIREVFSMTPEARMRGYKPGRFSFNISGGRCEACKGDGIIKIEMHFLADIYVPCEVCKGKRYNRETLEVKYKGKNIADVLDMTVDEALKFFDSIPKIKRKLETLQDVGLGYIKLGQPSTTLSGGEAQRVKLATELSRKSNGNTIYILDEPTTGLHPDDIRKLLNVLQRLVDAGSTVIVIEHNLDVIKTADYIIDLGPEGGDEGGEVIAVGTPEEIAKNPRSYTGEFLKKTQKLRA, from the coding sequence ATGGATAAAATAATAGTTAAAGGTGCAAGAGAACATAACCTTAAAAATATAGATGTAGAAATTCCGAGGGATAAGTTAGTAGTAATTACTGGACTTTCTGGTTCGGGAAAATCTACATTGGCTTTTGATACAATATACGCCGAGGGGCAGAGGCGTTATGTAGAGTCTCTTTCGGCTTACGCCAGACAATTTTTGGGCCAAATGGAGAAACCGGATGTTGACTATATAGAAGGTCTTTCACCGGCCATATCCATTGATCAAAAAACTACCAGCAAAAATCCGCGTTCTACAGTTGGAACAATCACGGAAATTTATGATTATCTGCGTTTACTGTATGCAAGGATAGGCAAGCCTCACTGCCCGAAATGCGGTAAAGAAATATCACAACAGACCGTAGATCAGATGGTTGATGCGATAATGGAACTGCCGGAAGGAACTCGCATCCAAATATTAGCTCCGGTTGCCCGGGGAAAAAAAGGCGAGTTTCAGAAAATGCTTGAAAAAATCAAAAAAAATGGCTTCGTAAGAGTCAGAGTCGATGGCGAAATAAAAGATATAAGTGAGGAAATAAAGCTTGACAAAAATAAAAAGCACGATATAGAGATTGTCATCGACAGGCTTATTATAAAGCCGGAAATCGAGTCAAGACTTGCAGATTCTATAGAAATTGCCCTCTCCCAATCTGAAGGCTTGGTTATAGTAGACGTAATCGGCAAAGAAGAAATGCTTTTCTCACAAAAATTTGCGTGTGCAGACTGTAATATAAGCTTGGAAGAACTTACACCAAGAATGTTTTCCTTCAACAGTCCTTATGGAGCTTGTCCGGTGTGCGACGGTCTGGGAATTAATATGGAAATAGATCCGGATCTTGTAATACCTGACAAAGAAAAATCCATAGCCGAAGGGGCTGTAGAGCCATGGAGCAGCACTCCTGGAGGATATTATTATCAAATGCTCATGGCTGTGCTGGATCACTATAATCAAAGCCCGGAAACTCCAATTAAGAATTTGCCTAAAAATGTTGTAAATACCATTCTTTACGGCTCAAAAGAACCCATTGAGTTTTATTACGAAAGCAGGTTTAGCGATAATACCAGACATTATAAGGGAAATTTTGAAGGTGTGATAAATAATTTAAAACGACGTTACAATGATGGAAATTCTATGTATTCTAGAGAAGAAATAGAAAGATACATGAGCACAAAACCATGTCCTGCGTGTAACGGTGCAAGGTTAAAGCCTGAAAGCTTGGCAGTTACAATTGAAAATAAATCCATTGCTCAGGTAACTGCATTTTCAATAAATGAGGCTATCAACTTTTTTAAAAATCTTTCTCTAACCCCGAGAGAGGAAATAATAGCACATCAAATCCTCAAAGAGATTCATAATCGCCTCCAATTTTTGGTTGATGTGGGACTTAACTATCTGACCCTTGATCGAGCTTCAGCGAGCCTTTCGGGCGGTGAATCTCAGAGAATACGTCTTGCAACTCAAATTGGGTCAAGGCTTGTGGGTGTACTATATATACTTGATGAACCTAGTATTGGCCTTCATCAGCGGGATAATGAAAAACTTTTAAAAACACTAAAAGACTTGCGCGATCTTGGAAATACCGTCATAGTTGTAGAACATGACGAAGATACCATCAGAACAGCAGATTATGTAGTGGATATTGGGCCCGGCGCAGGCGAAAACGGTGGCAAAGTAGTTGCATGCGGAAGTGCAAAAGATATTCAAAAGGTGGAAGAATCCATTACCGGCCAGTACCTTAGCGGTAAAAAGAAAATTTCTGTTCCGAAAAACAGACGAAAACCTTCAGGTTCATGGCTTGAATTAAAAGGGTGCAGAGAACACAATTTAAAAAACATAGATGTTAAGTTTCCCTTAGGGCTTTTTACCTGTGTTACCGGAGTTTCAGGTTCGGGAAAGAGCACATTGGTAAATGAAATACTTTATAAGTCATTGCGAGCAAAACTTTATCGCTCGAAGGATTTACCGGGAGATTTTGACAAAATAATTGGAGCTGAACAAATAGAAAAAGTTATAGATATTGACCAATCGCCAATAGGCAGGACGCCGCGTTCGAATCCTGCAACATATACTAATGTGTTTAATGACATAAGGGAAGTTTTTTCAATGACTCCTGAAGCACGTATGAGAGGATATAAACCGGGCAGGTTTAGTTTTAATATAAGCGGTGGTCGCTGCGAAGCCTGCAAAGGTGATGGCATAATAAAAATTGAAATGCATTTTTTGGCTGATATATATGTGCCTTGCGAAGTATGCAAAGGTAAACGTTATAACAGAGAGACACTTGAAGTAAAATACAAGGGCAAGAATATAGCTGATGTATTGGACATGACGGTAGATGAGGCTCTGAAATTTTTTGACAGCATTCCCAAAATCAAGCGGAAACTTGAAACACTGCAAGATGTAGGTCTTGGGTATATAAAATTGGGTCAGCCGTCTACTACGCTATCCGGCGGAGAAGCCCAGAGGGTAAAACTTGCTACAGAACTTTCTAGAAAAAGCAATGGCAATACGATTTACATTTTGGATGAGCCAACAACAGGACTACACCCGGATGATATTCGAAAACTCTTAAATGTACTGCAGCGTCTAGTTGACGCAGGAAGTACAGTTATAGTTATTGAGCATAATTTGGATGTTATAAAAACAGCAGATTATATAATAGATTTAGGACCTGAAGGCGGGGATGAAGGCGGAGAAGTGATAGCCGTTGGCACTCCGGAAGAAATAGCCAAGAATCCTCGCTCATACACCGGCGAGTTCTTAAAGAAAACTCAAAAATTACGTGCTTAA
- a CDS encoding IS3 family transposase, giving the protein MRHEAEYKTVDFFKEKGYPVTKICEVLNISRSGYYKYKTRVKPEKEKQDELICSLITEYHSTFDGILGYRRMTMFINELNQKSFSEGYVHRLMRILGVSARIRRKKVNRIRVKPEYIKENILARDFAANAPNEKWLTDVTEFSIPGDSRKLYLSPIMDLYDNSIIEYELSFKNNNQLVFKMFGRATKKYPEAKPIFHSDRGFQYTSNIFKNKIEEVGMTQSMSRVGKCIDNGPMEGFFGTLKAEMFYGKTFKTLEELKDKIIEYIKFYNEERFQKRLGCMAPLEYRNQASKCA; this is encoded by the coding sequence ATAAGACATGAAGCAGAATACAAAACAGTAGACTTTTTCAAAGAAAAAGGTTACCCAGTAACCAAGATATGCGAAGTTCTAAATATTTCAAGAAGTGGATACTACAAATACAAAACTAGAGTCAAACCTGAAAAAGAAAAACAGGATGAGTTGATTTGTTCGTTAATCACTGAATATCACTCAACTTTTGATGGAATTTTAGGGTATAGAAGGATGACAATGTTCATAAACGAACTAAATCAAAAATCATTCTCTGAAGGCTATGTACATAGACTCATGAGAATTTTGGGTGTTTCAGCTAGAATTAGAAGAAAGAAAGTTAATCGTATTAGAGTAAAACCAGAGTATATAAAAGAAAATATATTAGCAAGAGATTTTGCAGCTAATGCTCCTAATGAAAAGTGGCTTACAGATGTAACTGAATTTTCAATTCCAGGAGATAGTAGAAAGCTTTACTTAAGTCCAATTATGGACCTTTACGACAACAGTATTATTGAATATGAGCTATCCTTCAAAAACAATAATCAGCTTGTATTTAAAATGTTTGGCAGAGCAACTAAAAAGTATCCCGAAGCTAAACCAATATTTCACAGTGACAGAGGATTCCAATACACTAGTAATATCTTTAAAAATAAAATTGAAGAAGTTGGAATGACTCAAAGTATGTCTAGAGTTGGTAAATGTATAGATAATGGGCCTATGGAAGGATTTTTTGGTACTTTAAAAGCTGAAATGTTTTATGGAAAAACTTTTAAAACACTAGAAGAATTAAAGGATAAAATAATTGAATACATTAAGTTTTACAACGAAGAAAGGTTTCAAAAAAGACTAGGATGCATGGCTCCTTTAGAGTATAGGAACCAAGCATCCAAATGTGCATAA
- the pstC gene encoding phosphate ABC transporter permease subunit PstC → MKKILFICAALSITSVMLIGLFVFIEGYPIFTKVGFFNFVFGQKWSPSDNLYGIFPMICGTLATTLGALILGVPLSIFTAIFLSEYAPKKAERLITPAVELLAGIPSVIYGLFGMTMLVPLIREFQKAHPSTNQIQSGYSVLAASIILAIMISPTIINMAKDALKSVPNDFKEGSLSLGATKWQTTWHITLPAAKSGIIAGTVLGMGRAIGETMAVIMVAGNTVKFPDSIFSPIRTLTGNIAIEMAYAEAGTHTQALFGTGIILFIMIILTNIFASRIYRKDAAAK, encoded by the coding sequence ATGAAAAAAATATTATTTATATGCGCCGCTCTTTCCATAACATCTGTTATGTTAATCGGCCTTTTTGTTTTTATTGAAGGCTACCCAATTTTTACTAAGGTAGGTTTCTTCAATTTTGTTTTTGGACAAAAATGGAGTCCATCTGACAACTTATATGGAATATTCCCGATGATATGCGGGACACTTGCAACAACGCTAGGCGCACTTATTTTAGGTGTTCCGCTAAGCATTTTCACAGCTATATTTTTATCAGAATATGCCCCAAAGAAAGCGGAAAGATTAATTACTCCTGCAGTTGAACTTCTAGCAGGCATTCCTTCGGTAATATATGGGCTTTTCGGAATGACAATGCTCGTTCCGCTAATACGAGAATTCCAAAAAGCACATCCTTCAACAAATCAAATCCAATCAGGATACAGCGTCCTTGCAGCGTCTATAATTTTGGCCATAATGATTTCTCCCACTATAATTAATATGGCAAAGGATGCGCTAAAATCAGTACCTAATGATTTCAAAGAAGGTTCATTATCCCTAGGAGCTACTAAATGGCAGACCACTTGGCATATAACTCTTCCGGCTGCAAAATCAGGTATTATAGCAGGCACTGTTTTGGGAATGGGAAGAGCAATTGGTGAGACGATGGCGGTAATAATGGTTGCAGGTAATACCGTAAAATTTCCGGATTCAATTTTTTCTCCTATCCGCACTTTAACAGGCAATATAGCCATCGAAATGGCTTATGCTGAAGCAGGAACGCATACACAGGCGCTATTTGGGACGGGGATTATACTGTTTATCATGATAATTCTTACCAATATTTTTGCCTCTAGAATTTATAGAAAGGACGCGGCAGCAAAATGA
- the uvrB gene encoding excinuclease ABC subunit UvrB encodes MGSFKVISEYIPRGDQPKAICQLTDGINKGYKFQTLLGATGTGKTFTIAHLIEKVQKPTLVIAHNKTLAGQLYSELKEFFPNNAVEYFVSYYDYYQPEAYIPQTDTYIEKDASINDEIDKLRHSATSALFERRDVVIVASVSCIYSLGSPVDYKNQVVSLRPGMEIDRDEVIKKLVLIQFDRNEIDFHRGTFRIRGDVLEVFPASFTERAIRIEFFGDIVDRILEVDTMTGEITGERNHVSIFPASHYATPKDKIEAAVKSIESELAQRLKELKSQDKVLEAARLEQRTKYDIEMLQEMGYCKGIENYSRHLSGRKAGDAPFTLLDYFPKDYLIIIDESHVTLPQIHAMWAGDRSRKEALVEHGFRLPSAFDNRPLTFEEFEERINQVVFLSATPAEYELTKSSQVVEQIIRPTGLVDPEVEIRPIKGQIDDLIGEIKQRAKNNQRVLVTTLTKRMAEDLTDYLREAGIRVRYLHSEIHTLERLQIIRDLRLGKFDCLVGINLLREGLDLPEVSLVAILDADKEGFLRSETSLIQTIGRAARNIDGKVIMYADTITQSMARAINETNRRRKIQLEYNKKHGIVPTTVQKTIREPIEATKVAEDEADYLPEKDIEKMSKKELKALVENLEKEMQEAAKRLEFEKAAEIRDIIFEIKAEKLSVVKTK; translated from the coding sequence ATGGGAAGCTTTAAGGTTATTTCGGAATACATCCCCCGAGGAGATCAGCCAAAAGCAATCTGTCAGCTTACGGATGGGATTAATAAAGGCTATAAATTTCAAACACTTCTTGGTGCAACCGGCACAGGCAAAACCTTCACAATAGCACATTTGATTGAAAAAGTCCAGAAGCCGACGCTTGTTATAGCTCACAATAAGACGCTAGCAGGCCAGCTTTATAGCGAGCTTAAAGAATTTTTTCCAAATAATGCTGTGGAATACTTTGTAAGTTACTATGATTATTATCAGCCGGAGGCATACATTCCCCAAACCGATACTTATATAGAAAAAGACGCATCAATAAATGACGAAATTGATAAGCTTAGACATTCAGCAACATCGGCTCTTTTTGAACGCCGGGATGTGGTAATTGTGGCAAGCGTGTCTTGCATATATAGTCTTGGTTCTCCAGTGGACTATAAAAATCAAGTGGTTTCACTCAGACCGGGCATGGAAATAGACAGAGATGAGGTAATAAAAAAGCTTGTCTTGATACAATTCGACCGTAATGAAATAGACTTTCACCGCGGCACGTTCCGCATTCGTGGCGATGTCTTAGAGGTATTTCCGGCTTCTTTTACTGAAAGGGCTATACGTATTGAATTTTTTGGCGATATAGTAGATCGAATTCTTGAAGTTGATACGATGACTGGAGAAATAACAGGTGAACGCAACCATGTGTCCATATTCCCTGCGTCCCATTATGCAACTCCGAAGGACAAAATAGAAGCTGCTGTAAAATCAATCGAAAGCGAACTTGCACAGCGACTTAAAGAGCTAAAAAGTCAGGATAAAGTTCTTGAAGCTGCAAGGCTCGAACAGCGAACTAAATATGATATTGAGATGCTTCAAGAGATGGGTTACTGCAAAGGCATTGAAAATTACTCAAGACATCTGTCGGGACGAAAAGCCGGAGATGCACCATTTACGCTGCTTGACTATTTCCCTAAAGATTACTTAATTATTATAGATGAATCCCATGTTACTCTGCCCCAGATTCATGCCATGTGGGCAGGTGATCGTTCAAGAAAGGAAGCATTGGTAGAACACGGGTTTAGGCTGCCGTCGGCATTTGACAACCGCCCTTTGACTTTTGAAGAATTTGAAGAGCGCATAAACCAAGTAGTTTTTTTATCTGCCACACCGGCCGAATATGAGCTTACTAAAAGTTCCCAAGTAGTTGAGCAGATTATTCGTCCTACCGGTTTAGTTGACCCGGAAGTTGAAATTAGACCGATTAAAGGGCAGATCGACGACTTAATAGGAGAAATTAAGCAGAGGGCCAAGAATAATCAAAGGGTTTTAGTTACTACTCTCACTAAAAGAATGGCAGAAGATCTGACTGATTATCTAAGAGAAGCAGGTATCCGCGTTAGGTATCTTCATTCTGAAATCCATACATTGGAACGGCTGCAAATAATACGAGATTTAAGGCTTGGAAAATTTGACTGCCTCGTAGGTATCAATCTTTTAAGAGAAGGATTGGATTTGCCGGAGGTTTCGCTAGTAGCGATTCTTGATGCTGACAAAGAGGGATTTTTGCGTTCCGAAACTTCCCTTATCCAAACTATCGGCAGGGCAGCCAGGAATATAGACGGGAAAGTTATAATGTATGCTGATACAATTACACAATCCATGGCCAGGGCAATAAATGAAACTAACCGCCGGCGCAAAATTCAATTGGAATATAATAAGAAACATGGTATAGTGCCTACAACAGTCCAAAAAACGATAAGAGAACCTATAGAAGCCACAAAAGTTGCAGAAGATGAGGCGGATTACTTACCTGAGAAAGACATCGAAAAGATGAGCAAAAAAGAGCTTAAAGCTCTTGTTGAAAATCTTGAAAAAGAAATGCAGGAAGCAGCAAAGCGGCTTGAATTTGAGAAGGCTGCTGAGATACGTGATATCATATTTGAGATAAAGGCTGAAAAGCTTAGCGTAGTAAAGACAAAATAG
- a CDS encoding phosphate ABC transporter substrate-binding protein, translating into MLKKQARFIFATLLCAVLVFSAGCGNSSSAPESQNGAQGGGETEISGSIQIAGSTSVQPLSEELAMAFMSKYPKVKINVAGGGSGAGIKAAQEGTADIGASSRELKPEEKTVKEFIIAKDGIAIIVNTQNPVEDLTLEQIKEIFSGKITNWKDVGGKDAPITVVIREDGSGTRGAFEEIVFGKDAKFTDRAIVQNSTGALRTAVAGDPNAIGFISLGSLNSEVKAIKVDGIEVSKETVLNNSYKISRPFIYMTKDEPTGLVKIFLDFVLSPEGQKIVAQDFIPVK; encoded by the coding sequence ATGTTAAAGAAACAAGCGAGATTCATTTTTGCAACGCTATTGTGTGCTGTTTTGGTTTTTTCTGCGGGATGCGGTAATTCCAGTTCCGCTCCTGAGTCTCAAAACGGAGCTCAGGGAGGAGGTGAAACAGAAATCAGCGGCTCTATCCAGATAGCAGGTTCGACTTCGGTTCAACCTCTGTCGGAAGAACTGGCAATGGCATTTATGAGTAAATATCCTAAAGTAAAAATCAATGTGGCAGGCGGCGGATCAGGTGCCGGTATAAAAGCGGCTCAAGAGGGAACAGCAGATATTGGTGCATCTTCTAGAGAACTAAAACCGGAGGAAAAGACAGTTAAAGAATTCATTATAGCAAAAGACGGTATAGCAATAATTGTAAATACACAAAACCCTGTTGAAGATTTAACACTTGAACAAATAAAAGAAATTTTTTCAGGCAAAATAACCAACTGGAAAGACGTTGGCGGTAAAGACGCTCCAATAACCGTTGTAATTCGTGAAGATGGTTCTGGCACAAGAGGTGCTTTTGAAGAGATAGTTTTCGGCAAGGATGCAAAATTTACAGACAGGGCCATCGTTCAAAATTCTACAGGTGCACTTAGAACTGCTGTAGCAGGGGATCCTAATGCGATAGGGTTCATATCTCTTGGTTCTTTAAATAGCGAAGTAAAAGCTATAAAAGTTGACGGAATAGAAGTTTCTAAAGAAACCGTTCTTAACAATTCTTATAAAATCTCTAGGCCGTTTATTTATATGACAAAAGACGAACCTACAGGACTTGTCAAAATATTCCTGGATTTTGTATTAAGCCCGGAAGGCCAAAAAATAGTGGCACAAGATTTTATTCCGGTAAAATAA
- a CDS encoding pro-sigmaK processing inhibitor BofA family protein, with protein MLGSIFTFFIALVVLYILGMLLVIPIKIAWRLIYNGIIGGLTLLLLNLVGGFFGLALPITPLTALLVGFLGVPGVIILLIANYL; from the coding sequence ATGCTCGGCTCGATATTTACCTTTTTTATCGCGTTAGTAGTGCTTTATATATTGGGAATGCTTTTGGTAATACCTATAAAGATAGCATGGCGGCTTATATATAACGGCATAATAGGCGGTTTGACGCTGCTGCTTTTAAATCTTGTAGGTGGTTTCTTTGGCTTGGCGCTTCCCATCACGCCGCTTACAGCGCTGCTTGTTGGCTTTTTAGGTGTACCTGGCGTCATAATACTACTTATCGCAAACTATTTATAA
- a CDS encoding DUF3656 domain-containing U32 family peptidase: MMELLAPAGSLEAFEAAVKAGADAVYIGGSAFNARQYADNFNDGNLKYALDYAHLRGVKVYITVNTLVRDDEFKTLVPYLEMLYESGADGIIVQDIGVAALIRQYLPDMPLHASTQMTVHNSYGAAALKLLGFKRIVPARELSLDEVADLADIDGLEIEVFVHGAMCYSYSGQCLMSSFMGGRSGNRGRCAQPCRMAYSLVREGSRISSSQHLLSMKDMCLIDELHVLSEAGVSALKIEGRMKSPEYVAIVVSKYRKALDRMETGINPLADEQDKMQLMQVFNRGGFSKGYIYGKSGINMICPEKPDNWGVPLGCIKSYDAHRNMANIKLEAPLALGDGIEIRQSDKSTGQIVTYMEDVNGPIKEAPAGRYILVRINSPTPQGTAIYKTLDTNLDKKIKAYIKKAERYIGLKAEVNLIEGKPPSIEVWDSDGNNVKCTGTEIVQSARNAALQKERVIEQIKRVGDLPFNFNNIDVNISPNAWIPISVLNALRRSAIEELVNRRIDKKHRQPVVIESHMPPIPYMQQSYKCKKPAIFVMLDNLSLVSSAIQAGADGIYLHISAKEATGANTAQIARLCKDAGIELIWVFPRVTRNIRFSAIREALLYIQKLYSGVLVSDIGQLNCTKVAGIAEIYGDYSLNIFNSNAVQTYAKMGIKRFMPSLELTLSQIKELHTSIPMELMAHGNIPLMVAEGCPIGSVCNNFNLSHSCSRPCLKQHYSLRDRKGELLPIRTYVDKYGCHIEIENAHQMYMADKIDDLLSAKPYSLRLNLNGYDSNELMRTVKIYKQAIDKQGEITRCTFGKITRGHYYNGVD, translated from the coding sequence ATGATGGAGCTTTTAGCACCTGCAGGCAGCCTTGAAGCCTTTGAGGCTGCTGTGAAAGCCGGAGCTGACGCTGTGTATATAGGCGGCAGTGCTTTTAATGCGCGCCAGTATGCCGATAATTTTAATGACGGCAACTTAAAATATGCCTTAGATTATGCCCATTTAAGGGGCGTTAAGGTATATATTACAGTTAATACACTTGTGCGTGATGACGAATTTAAAACACTGGTACCTTATCTTGAGATGCTATATGAAAGCGGTGCTGATGGAATTATAGTGCAGGATATAGGCGTAGCCGCTCTGATAAGGCAATACTTACCAGATATGCCGCTGCATGCTAGCACACAAATGACAGTGCACAACTCTTATGGCGCTGCTGCCCTAAAATTACTTGGTTTCAAGCGCATTGTGCCTGCCCGGGAGCTATCACTGGATGAAGTAGCTGACCTTGCCGATATAGACGGTTTAGAAATAGAAGTTTTTGTACATGGTGCAATGTGCTACTCATATTCCGGGCAATGCCTTATGAGCAGCTTTATGGGAGGCCGCAGCGGCAACCGAGGCCGTTGTGCCCAACCCTGCCGTATGGCATATTCACTAGTTCGGGAGGGCAGCCGAATATCATCGTCTCAGCATCTGCTGAGCATGAAAGACATGTGCCTGATAGATGAGCTGCATGTGCTGTCCGAAGCGGGGGTATCAGCGCTTAAAATAGAAGGACGTATGAAAAGTCCTGAGTATGTAGCCATAGTGGTATCGAAATACAGAAAAGCACTTGACAGGATGGAGACCGGTATAAATCCTCTAGCCGATGAACAGGACAAAATGCAGCTTATGCAAGTGTTTAATCGTGGTGGATTTTCTAAAGGTTATATTTATGGCAAATCTGGCATAAATATGATATGTCCGGAAAAGCCTGATAACTGGGGAGTTCCTCTTGGCTGCATCAAAAGCTATGATGCTCATCGAAACATGGCAAATATAAAGCTTGAGGCGCCTCTTGCTTTGGGCGATGGAATAGAGATAAGGCAAAGCGACAAGAGTACTGGCCAGATAGTAACATATATGGAAGATGTAAATGGTCCTATAAAGGAAGCCCCTGCAGGCCGCTATATTTTGGTGCGAATAAACAGCCCTACGCCGCAAGGTACTGCAATATATAAAACACTGGATACAAATTTGGATAAAAAAATAAAAGCATATATCAAAAAAGCCGAAAGGTATATAGGTTTAAAAGCTGAAGTTAATCTTATTGAGGGAAAACCGCCGTCAATCGAGGTTTGGGACAGTGACGGTAATAATGTTAAATGCACAGGTACGGAAATTGTGCAGTCAGCGAGAAATGCAGCACTGCAAAAAGAACGTGTTATAGAGCAAATAAAGCGGGTAGGAGATTTACCATTTAACTTTAATAATATAGACGTTAATATTTCGCCTAATGCATGGATACCCATATCGGTGTTAAACGCTCTGCGTAGATCTGCCATTGAAGAGCTTGTAAACCGGCGCATAGATAAAAAACACAGGCAACCGGTAGTTATAGAATCCCATATGCCGCCTATACCGTATATGCAGCAATCATATAAATGCAAAAAACCTGCTATATTTGTTATGCTAGACAACCTAAGCCTTGTTTCATCTGCCATCCAGGCAGGAGCTGATGGCATCTATCTGCACATAAGCGCAAAAGAAGCTACTGGCGCCAATACTGCACAAATTGCCAGATTATGCAAAGATGCCGGCATAGAATTAATTTGGGTCTTTCCGCGGGTAACGCGCAATATCAGGTTTAGTGCCATAAGAGAAGCTCTGTTATATATACAAAAGCTTTATAGCGGCGTATTGGTTTCAGATATAGGCCAGCTTAACTGCACTAAAGTAGCGGGGATAGCTGAAATATACGGCGATTACAGCTTGAATATATTCAACAGTAACGCAGTCCAAACCTATGCCAAGATGGGAATAAAGCGCTTTATGCCCTCACTGGAACTTACGCTTTCACAAATAAAAGAGCTGCACACCAGTATCCCAATGGAACTTATGGCGCACGGCAACATACCCCTAATGGTAGCAGAAGGTTGTCCGATAGGCTCGGTTTGCAATAACTTTAACTTGTCACACTCTTGTTCTAGACCCTGCCTAAAACAGCACTACAGCTTGCGCGACCGCAAAGGCGAGCTTTTACCTATAAGAACTTATGTTGATAAATACGGCTGCCATATCGAGATAGAAAATGCGCATCAAATGTACATGGCTGATAAAATAGATGATTTATTATCGGCTAAGCCTTACAGCTTGCGCTTAAACCTAAATGGTTATGATAGTAATGAGCTAATGCGAACAGTAAAAATATACAAACAAGCCATAGACAAACAAGGCGAAATAACACGATGCACATTCGGCAAAATAACTAGAGGGCATTATTATAACGGAGTAGATTAA